The Quercus robur chromosome 3, dhQueRobu3.1, whole genome shotgun sequence DNA segment CACCGATGTGctgaaaagtcaaatattacggctactgttcatgaccAGTAGTCGTAACAATGAAATTTGTCTCCTGAAAcgtgtgctaaaaaaaaaaagagtaaaacgcTGGAAATGCAGACATGGGTAGAAATAATTTATATCCAAACGCACATTTGATCTTCCTTTTATAGTACCTTCTTAGGGTTTTTGTGTGCCATTGATTCCCTCCATTTGCTACCCTGGGTACCAAAACCAATGTTGTGTCAGCAACATTAGTGActggtcatttcctcattatatttttcttttgaggttTCCCTACAAAAAGTTCCTAGCTGACCTTCCCTTTTGGGGGGTCCTGATGAGGCTgacttttatttctcttttcaagACTTCTAAAGAAACTTTTTAGAGCCCCTTTTTTGTTGTCTCAccctttgtcatttttcttcaaataggTAGATTCCTCATTGTCAAGATGAAAGATTTTCGACCACCTTCCTTCATGGTTCACCTTCCTGCTCTTCCCAATGTACTAGGCTTTCCTTCATGAGGTGCCGGTTCCTAAGTTATTGTTTGTTTCCAAAGCTTTTCTTTCAAGTTGTAGGTGGCTGATGAGACGTCTTTCTTCATTCCTTGTGTCCATGAACATGTTTTCTAGAGCTGTCCAACTCCCAGCTAATTCTTTCATGCACTTCCCGATGATCCCCTCCCTGGTTCTGGCAACTCTAGGGTATCTTGGTCTAGTCTTTTTCTAGGCTTCTTGGGAGGTCTTCTTACAAAGGCTGGGTAAGtttcctttgctttttcttctttctctaagGCTCAGGGCTTACTCATTCATGAGCTTGGGCTTCCTTTTACCCATTTTAAATGGGCCTTAGCTCACGTTTTGAGCCTTTCTTATCTTTGAGGGTCCattagttttggattttaatacttgtaatattttaaacctcaacaatatataaatttatagattatatagtaaattgtATCAAATTAACACTGAATTTGACAAGTGTATTAAAGGTCTGTTTgaaatccgcttattttgctgaaactaaaaactttttactaaaagtattgtagataaaggtaaaagttagctaaagtAGTACAAtgaaacccatgaataataccaaaaattgTGTAGagcccataaatagtaacaaaaataagttgaatagtaaaataagttggcaaaataatttttgtccaACACACACTAAGAGcgtaaaaaaatacaattcaacggttatatttttcaaaataacaaaatttagttacaaaattgataatAACCTAGGACTATAatcttacttaataaaataaatattactacttattttaaaaatctaatcattAAATTGTATGCTAAATAAATACAACTTAACAAAATTTCAATggttagattctcaaaataagtAGTAATATTTAGGTTAGTATCAATTTTGTGGCTCGTATttgtcttatttttattatatcatatcatctattcttacaaaatttcaagataaaaaatCGATAACCATGTCATaaatcccttaaaaaaaaaaaaaaaaaaaactacgttATCAAAtgatcaataactatgttattaatcaaatgtttaaatgatctaaaattgtgcataaaaaataattgtgtcgaacaaataataaataacattcgatatggacaaaatttaacatgtgtttTAGAAACATATAATGTATACAaattaacaattaaatttttaaaattaacatccaataaaaagatataatttttttttaaaaggtttaGCTTCAAACTAATTTAGAGATAACCCTTGTCATTTTTCATAGATAAATACACATAACTTATTGTGctaatgatattttaataaaaaaatcttaatagaCTCCGGTAGCatcatattaattaataaaatataaataaataataattagtaATGTTAGATCAAAAcatttatacatataaaaataaaaattatttaatgaaaaaataatttatgtacaTTCATTCAGCATGCAACTTCaacaaaccaataaaaaaattgtgcaaCGTGTAGAAGTGCAATTTCAGCCTCACTTCAAGGGTGATTAAAGACATCCCGAAGggtacaaaattatatatgtgaaTGAGATTTCTCAAGGTTTGTATCTCCACCAACTTATGGCAAGTTATTTTCGGCAATGACGCTAACACCCCCATGAAATTTGGAAGacatttaacaaaatttaatctcAAACAGTCAAACCATAACAGTAATCATAAATGGTGATCAGAAACAACTTGCTGTTCCACTACAAAATTAGACTAACAAACAAAACTGAACAATTATCCAATTTTAGCTTTCAAGCTCCAACAAGATTGATAAgtaaagcaaaataaaatacaaCCAACAGAACGCATCTAGAAAAGAGATGTCCCCTTGCCTTTTTTATCACCCCCAATTTCAAAGTGTTTGCAGCGCTGCAAGTACAGGTCAACACCATGCGTTAACAAAAAGATTAGAACAAAATAGGTAAATAACATCTGGAAATGCCTAAAAAAGTCATTAACCTTAATTGGATGTTGCGACATGTGCTTGCAGCTCTGGCACTGCAACCTTAGCACAATCTTCTTCGTAGTCTTTGCCTGTTAAGAGCAAGGAAAAATAGAGTCAGACTTTACAATGGTTTGATCTTAACATTaccaaaactaaaattaattCATCTCCTCAAGGTATAAGACTAATTTCAGACTTATGATTCCATAACTTTTGTTCTAAGCATTGATTCACACAAGTGCACATTATACTTAGACCTTTTTGTGGAAGACAGGTTTGGTCTGTCCTCCATAACCAGATTGCTTGCGGTCATAGCGGCGCTTTCCCTGAACAGCAAGACTATCCTTGCCCTTCTTGTACTGTGTAACCTTATGCAAGGTGTGCTTCCTGCACTCCTTGCTCTTGCAGTATGTCTTCTTTGTCTTAGGAACGTTCACCTGCAATACACAACACAGTTCAATtcaaagggagaaagaaaagggGTTAACAGAAATGGAGACTGAAAacattatataatataagattaaaagttcaaatcatGTGCAGAACATACAACGAAACAGTAAAAAATGACCCCAAAAACCATCAATCTTGATTAGGAGCTACCACATATCATCTTCATCAAAAACTCATTTCATGtcagaaaaataaattgaaactcaTAAATATTACTTGCAATTTCGTCTTTGTGTATTTAATTATGTCAATTCCATCCCTCAACTATTAATTGTTTTAATCTCATACCTTTGCAAAATCAGCACAATTTTAAGCTTATCCAAGTCAAcgtctaaaaataaaattgacttcaTCTTAGAAGTTGGAATAAGTTTACAATTAatagttgagacttgagagactCATTTACAATTGATAGTTTGGACTTAggaaaaatttgacaatttaaTGCATAACTAGGGAACAATAACTATGACAGATGTACCCCAAGATTGCAGTTTGGCCTAAAATATTTGAAGTCATACAACTAtaagaaattattgaaattacaccatcatcatcaaattaggAGCTGAATCTTCCAACGTGACTAGCACCTTTAATTCGGAGGAATATCATCTAGAATAGCACTCTTTGTTACTGACCTCCACCTTCTGCCACTGTTTGGCACTCTCTTTAGTTTGATTTAACTTGTAGGAACTCTTTTTCAATTAAATGTTTATTGTTCACATAACATAAGCCTTTATGTCAAATCCTAAATTTGGACTACCAAACAACACAGACCCAATGGATGCCTCTCCTCTCCAATTTTCTTATTCTAAAGTCAATTCTTCCAGTTGTTATCTTGCACCAATTTATATGAACTTAAAACCTCATCACTGTCAAATTTTATTCCTCAATAGGGTCTCTTAAGTACCCAAAACTTCTGAACATGTGCTAATAAGTGCCCAAAAACTACAATCTGAAACCAACCGATTTCCTACATAATGCAACAACTTGGAATATCGTGGGCTTATTCAAACCATCATTAAAAAATACTCACTAGTCACTACATATTTTATGGACTTCTATAAGTTAAGAGACAGTTTTCTTttgaaaacacaagaaaatgcgGAAAACTATCTTCACATAAAATATggcataaattaaaaatagatattaaaaaaactcaAGCTTTCACGACATATAGCAGCATTGCCCCAAGGGTACCCACCAATAGGAGCAGCCCATGAAGAATAAAGAATAACATGATATCGAAACATCATCTCCAATGTACTTGGGTtgactatttttttcttaataaaatttttcgttatctattaaaaaaaaaaaaaaaaaactaataaagcATATAACATATATTTTCGAAGGACACAATTTCCATTTTCCATTTCAATTTATCTGTCAAAAAATGCATTGGAGAATGGAGAGTAAAACACATGACATCAACCTTGATGCAAAAGATATCAAAGCTCACATTCCACAAGCATGTAAACATATATTAAAAGGCAATTTTATGTGAAAGTCTGAGCAAATTATAGTTTGGAAACCAAATAGATTTCAAGGGTTAGCAAAGTAGTTTCCacaatccaaaaaaattcatgtattcgaaggagaaaataaatttgaacaaAACAGGAGATAAAAGcagagggagaaaaaaaacacaattagagattaataaaaaaataaagaggctTTAAGAGAGAGAGTACCATGGCTGCTACGATTTGCGGTGTGGAGGCGCTTTCAAATAAGCTAGGGAGGTGAACAAGGAACGAAACCAAACTGCGATTTACTTGGTTTTATAGCAACAATAGCTAGGGTTTGCGTTACGGGTCGGACCCATTTCTTCGGGTCAAAAGCATATCAGATTCAGGTGCAATCCTTAATCCTACTCAAATTATAGCCTATTCCTTTCTGAATTCTTGTTTAAGAggtaaattgtatttttttttcttcatctttttaatataagattttttccttttatttatttattattattttagttttatacaacgaatttttaaaatataacaatataacCCCTTTATGtgttttcataaatttttatttgaaaatttaactataaCCATTTTTTAACTAAATGGGAGGACTaaattgttaagttttaaaaattcaaatgaaaaaaaatcaaacatagcTTATATTTGAGTAGAGCTTACAAACAGGTCAAGTTAATTGGGTCAAAAATAAATCATCCTAAACAAATTGTAAGTGCGCTGGGTTAATTGGGTTATGAGTCAACCCataatttttcacatgaaaaaaaaaaaaaaacttttaaatgtcaaaaacaacaaaatatttaaaaataaaagttaaataatacataaattcCTAAGTTTACACAATTCAAAGTTCTATAATGATAGTATCACAATGAAATTTAGGTGACATGCCATTAACTATACAAAGACGACGTAGTTTTGATTTTGTACAAATTTCATACATTAAATAAAtctacaatttttaaaaaatacatatataaaaaaacaaatagaacaatAAGTGCCCATAACTCTAGTGTTATTCTTAGGTGATAGAGGCACATTCTTTTGACTCTCCATTTCAAATGTTGGTCACTTGCAATATATGAGACTAACAATGACattttattgcaaaaatttGGGGTTTAAACCAATTCAACGAGCCCTTAATCACACCAAAGGATGTGGAGATGTTTCAATCTAAGCTACTTAGTACTctcataatttatattttaatctcGATTTCTTTGAGTCTTGCTTTCCCATGGCCAAACTAGAAAGAAAACGATCTGGTGGTTGTTATATGATACAACATAGGCACTACCTTCAGATAGTTGACATCATATTACCTTTACATGTTTTAACATTTTGAGTGATTTCCTAGCTTATATGActtgatttttataatataaaaaaaaatatttaaaaaacaagttgAATCACAAGTCAACTCGTTTTTATAAGTCAAAAATCTCAAGTTCATGTCGGGTTATTGAGTCAAGTCTAATTTGTCAAGTCTTCATTTGAGAGATCAAAGATGCATTTTGAGAGACCATATTTGGAGGCTGCATTGTTATGTTATGTCTTTTATTGTTGCAGTTAGGTCCTTAGTTAACATATTATTCTGTTGGACTCATATAGAAGCAAATTATGCTACATGCTACTCATGAGCTGGCTAAGGGGCTGTTTGGCTAAGGAAatctcatcactcaattttcatcactcgtcactcaatttttcacatctgtttggcatcatcacccaatttccatcactcaatatttttcacactatttgtgggctCATACCTGTCAGCCggtgcaaattttttttttttttttttttttttcagtacccaaactcaccgaagctataaaaaaaaaaaaaaaaaaaagtcaaaaggtggtcaaaagttgcggctgtgggtctcctatgtgtgtttaattacaatattgccattgagttatgagttatggaaacaaagTTATCGTTtaccaaacaacctttttgctatgggtcccaccattttgagttatgagttatggaaactgagaattgagttatgagAATTGgcaatccaaacagcccctaaatGATCCCTCAAGCATTTTGTCTTTCGAGTCTTTTGAGTTGGGTCACTACTCTCAAAGTCTTACTCGTATTTTGTTAGAGGAGGGGGGCCTTTTGTTTGTATATGTTGCTTTCATAATAATATCTTgcctttcattaaaaaaaaaaaaactatatatatatatatatatatgaatctaTCTACCTATATATAAAACGagccaatatttttttaagtttagattCATGAATCTATATGTAAAGACACTTGGTACAAAATGAGAGATAGAATGACATACTTAGCATaaattgaaatcaaaatttgaattacGAAAATGCTTGGCATTAAATTAAtagtctttatatatatatatatatatatacacacatataaaccaaagtttagaaaaagtccaattagattctaaattggagtcAAATTTTGCGTCACAtgtcaattttttgttaaatgaattattaggtgcaaaaatcgaagagtctaaatccaattaaattctaaattattgGAGTTCAAATTTGCGTCACGTGTccaatctatattttttttttaatgatttttttggcaagtaaattattgaGTGAAAAAATCGAAGAgttcaaattcaattaaattctaaatcatatagtgagaaatcattacatattttagaaactCATGgcttaaaaaatatgtaagtTGTAGCTCTAACATCAGGTATATTTTGAAGTCATATATGTgcataattgtgattgtttttaaatgtaccaGTGAATATTACGAGATTATtcactagtatatataatagcCAAGGGTCTTGCAGCGGAAGTGACGCCTCTTCATGCACAAAGTACTTAAGGGTCTAAGAGCATCAGCAGTGGGGCTTGTATATgccaaatgttaggaacattTGGCATTTAAGCCCCAAAACTGCTCAACAATGGGAAGGCCATATGcaatatgccaaaaaaaaaaattgagatttagctacagtaccatctcaaatgtaagatggtactgtagctgaatggtataaattttttttttttttaatactctcatttctctctcctctctcatttatCTCGGTAAATttatctctcctctctcattttttctgtttcttttctctctcttccttctctctctttcttcctgctctctcttcttcaatGGAATGGAGGCAACGACGTGGAGGCTCGATCAGAAAAGCTGTGGTGGAGATGTGGAGGTCGTGGGTTTCCGGCGTTTGGGTCGAATTTGGGTGGCGTTTGGGTGGTGTTTGGGTTAGCGTTTGGGTGGTGTTTGGCGTTTGGCGTTTGGGtcgaagatgatgatgatgatgacgggTTTGGGATGAATCCAAACGGTGAAGGGCgaccctctctctctcgccaTTGCTGCCGGCGTTTGGGTGGTGTTTGGCGTTTGGTGTTTGGGtcgaagatgatgatgatgatgacgggTTTGGGATGAATCCAGACGGCGACGGGCgaccctctctctctcgccaTCGCTGCTGGTGAGAAcagatgggtttgattttggattttggattttggattttgattttgatttaggattttgattttgattttgattttgatttggctgGATTTGGTTGTGCTGTGTTGCCgttggattgtgtttttcttttttggttcagCTACTGGGGTTTGTGGTTATGGCTGGTGGGCCGACGGTGGGGTGGGTGTTTGTGGCTCCGTCGGAGTGGGTTTTGGGTCAGTGGGTGGCGGCGTGGGTTTACTgcctgggtttttttttttttttttgggtgttgacGGTAGATTATGGGTTGTTGctggcggtggcggtggcgggGTCAGGTGTGTGTAGTGCGCCAGTGGTGGTGATTGTGGTTGTTGAAcagaaataaagagaaagaaagaaaaataatgtgtTTTATTGTAAATGATGGTAAttgtgggatatattattttattgtgtaaaaatattattttaatgagtagaataggaaaataaaagttgggatgttgggtgtattgtaaaatggtatggtataattgataaagtagctttttgagatggtaaaataagatgagatatGAGATccggatgtggatgctctaatggGGGGAGAATTCGAGCTACGAAATTAGTAGCATATTGTAacaatctcaaaaaaaaaaaaaaaaatttatgataagCCTACAAGTTAGATAATGTACAAATTTTTCTTACAATTGGATTGAAGATATCTCCTTAAATTCTTCATGTGACAGTTAATAAGGTCATTCGCATATAGTAAATCACgtgatttattaaataattta contains these protein-coding regions:
- the LOC126717933 gene encoding 60S ribosomal protein L44-like, with product MVNVPKTKKTYCKSKECRKHTLHKVTQYKKGKDSLAVQGKRRYDRKQSGYGGQTKPVFHKKAKTTKKIVLRLQCQSCKHMSQHPIKRCKHFEIGGDKKGKGTSLF